From a single Populus nigra chromosome 18, ddPopNigr1.1, whole genome shotgun sequence genomic region:
- the LOC133678457 gene encoding transcription factor WER-like, protein MQGAGNGEYRKGLWTEEEDRILTDHVKVHGKGKWNQIAKVSGLKRCGKSCRLRWMNYLSPSVKRGVFSEEEDDLIIRLHKLLGNRWSLIAGRVPGRTDNQVKNHWNTHLSKRLGIKQKKCKVSASSSKFSEKLGANSKKKLSSNDEPILCPEIQTETQDNSEKVEEMTSSQDPVLFGDCYDNFWLSNDDPFSCSPNVMEFLDQSLDLLWYNL, encoded by the exons ATGCAAGGAGCTGGGAATGGTGAGTATAGAAAAGGGTTGTGGACAGAGGAGGAGGACAGAATCTTAACGGATCACGTAAAGGTGCATGGCAAAGGGAAGTGGAATCAGATAGCAAAAGTCTCAG GCCTCAAGAGATGTGGCAAAAGCTGCAGGTTAAGATGGATGAATTATCTAAGCCCTAGTGTTAAGCGCGGCGTTTTctctgaagaagaagatgacctTATCATCAGGCTCCATAAGCTTCTTGGCAACag GTGGTCTTTAATTGCCGGTAGAGTTCCGGGAAGGACAGATAATCAGGTGAAGAATCATTGGAACACTCATTTGAGCAAAAGACTTGGGATCAAACAGAAAAAATGTAAAGTTAGTGCTTCTTCATCaaaattttctgaaaaattaggggcgaattctaagaaaaaattaagttcaaatgATGAACCAATTTTATGTCCTGAAATTCAAACGGAGACACAAGACAATTCTGAAAAAGTAGAGGAAATGACTAGCTCGCAAGACCCTGTATTGTTCGGTGATTGCTATGATAATTTTTGGCTTTCCAATGATGACCCATTTTCTTGTTCCCCTAATGTAATGGAATTTCTAGACCAGTCTCTTGATCTCTTATGGTATAACTTGTAA